TGATGCTCAAAAACTACGTCAGATTCTAATTAATTTATTGGGTAATGCCGTTAAATTTACCGATAAAGGCAAAGTGTCTCTCAGCGTTAAATATTTACAGAGTGATTTGTATTTGTTTGAGGTGTCAGATACGGGGCCAGGCATTGCTGGCAATGAAATTGAGCAGATATTCACCGCGTTTCATCAAGAAAAATCAGGCTTAACAAAAGGTGGCACCGGTTTAGGGTTGGCAATCAGCAAAAAACAATTAGAATTACTCAACTCCGAATTAAAAGTCTCTTCTGTTGTTGATGAAGGCAGTGTTTTCTCTTTTACCCTAGCGCTTAAAACAATACAAAGTGGCTTTGCTATCAGACAAAAAGGTGGCATGGAGATTGTGCGTCTAGCGGTTGCAGGCTCACTAAAAGTATTGGTCGTTGATGATATTGAATTGAGCCGAAATTTACTGGTTGATATGCTAGGTGAAATTGATGCCACGGTGAGTTCAGCGAATGATGGTCTCGAAGCGATTGAATTTTTGTCATCGTGTTCAGAAAATGCGTTGCCGGATATTATTTTTATGGATATTCGTATGCCGGTTATGGATGGTATTGAGGCGGTAAGACGTATTAAAAAACAATACATTGAAAAAATTGTCTGCGTGGCTGTGACGGCATCCGCCATGGATCATTCGGGTGAAAAATATTATCAAGCGGGCTTTGATGACTATATCTCTAAGCCTTATCGCTTTGAAGCTATTTTTGAATGTATGGAAAGTCATCTGGACATTGATTTTGAACATGAACAGTCTGCACCGCTCAGTCATATTCAAGCCGCTACGATTGATTTTTCACTTTGCAAAGTATCGCCCCTATTATGTGCGAGTTTATTAGATGCTTGCAAACAATATGATATTGTTACGGTGCAAAAAATATTATCTCAGTTGCAAGCAATGGGCACTGAAGAACAAAAAATTGCCCGTCAACTGAGTTTTTATATGGAACAATATAATATTCAGGCCATCATTGAATTTTTAGAACCCTTACAACAAAAGATGGAAGCTCAGACGTGATTGATATAGGTCTTAACCTGACCAGTAGCCAATTTTCTAATGATATTGAACAAGTGTTGAAAAATGCCTTGCTTGCCAATGTGACTCAGATGATTGTTACTGGAACAAGCATAGAAAAAAGCCAGCAGGCATTAGTATTATGCCAGCAGTATCCGGATGTTTTGTCTGCCACTGCGGGCATACATCCACATGATGCCAGTTCGATGACAGAACAAAGCATCAGCCAATTGACCACATTGCTAGCGGATAAAAAAGTAGTGGCAGTGGGTGAATGTGGATTAGATTTTAACCGTAATTTTTCTACACCGGCAGAGCAATTAAGTTGTTTTGAGCGACAACTAGAGTTGGCGGTTGAATTACAAATGCCAGTCTTCCTGCATCAACGGGATGCGCAAAGTGATTTTATGCGCTTGATTAATAAATATCGTACTGGGCTTGTTGGTGGTGTGGCACATTGTTTTACCGGAGGCAGGGCTGAGTTAGAAGCCTA
This genomic window from sulfur-oxidizing endosymbiont of Gigantopelta aegis contains:
- a CDS encoding TatD family hydrolase; this translates as MIDIGLNLTSSQFSNDIEQVLKNALLANVTQMIVTGTSIEKSQQALVLCQQYPDVLSATAGIHPHDASSMTEQSISQLTTLLADKKVVAVGECGLDFNRNFSTPAEQLSCFERQLELAVELQMPVFLHQRDAQSDFMRLINKYRTGLVGGVAHCFTGGRAELEAYLDADLSVGITGWLCDERRGSELRDCVHLIPKDKVMVETDAPYLFPRDYVFPDDANLNSKQKKKRRSRNEPQYLAHIVNTLAGLMDLDYDKLVKLTSANSKRFFQL